ATTAACGATTGGAAAGGGAAACAAACCCAACGATTCCACCCTTTATGAATTAGCTTCCGTCACTAAAACTTTTACAGGTTATATCGCCGCTAAAGCCGTACTGGATAAAAAGCTCAATTTAGAGGATGATATCAGAACCTATCTTAACGAACCTTATCCCAATTTAGAGTTCAAAGGTGAACCTATCAAAATCAAACACCTCATCACCCATACCAGTGGATTTCCTAATTTCCCTATAAAAAGCGAAAATAAAAAGGCTTTTTTGAAGGATTAAAACTCATCAACATTGA
This genomic window from Chryseobacterium sp. MEBOG06 contains:
- a CDS encoding serine hydrolase domain-containing protein — its product is MKYVIPVLFFALLGCNSVPPTHQQNVESAITKNALQLLEDKRFHSVSIAVLKDGKSTIKHFGELTIGKGNKPNDSTLYELASVTKTFTGYIAAKAVLDKKLNLEDDIRTYLNEPYPNLEFKGEPIKIKHLITHTSGFPNFPIKSENKKAFLKD